In Pseudomonas hamedanensis, a single window of DNA contains:
- a CDS encoding methyl-accepting chemotaxis protein yields the protein MYNSDQQASRTSSVAAAINQLGAAAQEIARNAAQASNQASDARGLAEDGQQVVERSIKAMNQLSSMLSASSSNIESLNSKTVNIGQILEVITSISQQTNLLALNAAIEAARAGEAGRGFAVVADEVRNLAHRTQESAQQVQTMIEELQVGARESVSTMSDSQRHSQDSVEIANLAGERLNSVTLRIGEIDGMNQSVATATEEQTAVVESINVDITEINTLNQEGVENLQATLRACSDLEQQASRLKQLVGSFKI from the coding sequence ATGTACAACTCCGATCAGCAAGCCTCGCGCACCAGCAGCGTCGCCGCCGCGATCAATCAGCTCGGCGCCGCCGCCCAGGAAATCGCCCGCAACGCCGCGCAAGCGTCGAATCAGGCCAGCGATGCCCGCGGTCTGGCTGAAGACGGCCAGCAAGTCGTCGAGCGCAGCATCAAGGCGATGAATCAACTGTCGAGCATGCTCAGCGCGTCGAGCAGCAACATCGAATCGCTGAACAGCAAAACCGTGAACATCGGCCAGATCCTTGAAGTGATCACCAGCATTTCCCAGCAGACCAACCTGCTCGCCCTCAACGCGGCGATTGAAGCGGCGCGCGCCGGGGAGGCCGGTCGCGGTTTTGCCGTGGTGGCCGATGAAGTGCGCAACCTGGCGCATCGCACCCAAGAGTCGGCGCAGCAGGTGCAGACGATGATCGAGGAGTTGCAGGTCGGCGCCCGTGAATCGGTCAGCACCATGAGCGACAGTCAGCGTCACAGCCAGGACAGCGTCGAGATCGCCAACCTCGCCGGGGAGCGCCTGAACAGCGTGACCTTGCGCATCGGTGAAATTGACGGGATGAACCAGTCGGTGGCGACCGCGACCGAGGAGCAGACGGCGGTGGTCGAGTCGATCAATGTGGATATCACCGAGATCAACACCCTGAACCAGGAAGGCGTGGAGAACCTGCAGGCGACGTTGCGCGCGTGTTCGGATCTGGAGCAGCAGGCTTCGCGATTGAAGCAGTTGGTAGGCAGCTTCAAAATCTGA
- a CDS encoding glycosyltransferase family 4 protein, producing MFYAPASGGVRTYLDAKHRRLGDRNGIRHSLLIPGARLGEHDGIYTVPAPALPFGKGYRFPLRLAPWRNVLQDLQPDLIEVGDPYLTAWAALDARRQLDVPVIGFYHSDLPLLVGNRMGHWVTPNVEAYVTRLYGNFDRVLAPSQVMADKLTGLGVRNVYVQPLGVDLQTFNPDARDPGLRAELGIAEDTRLLIFAGRGSKEKNLPVLLKCMQRLGPRYHLLLVGSSMPAVVPDNVSVIDEFRPAPQVARLIASADALLHAGDQETFGLVILEAMACGIPVVAVAAGAFEEIVNDACGLLCAPNNPQSMANAVRELFSRGSATLGKQARRHVERHYAWDTVVDSLLSHYHAVLGHTLPRVANA from the coding sequence ATGTTCTACGCCCCGGCCAGCGGCGGCGTACGCACTTATCTGGACGCCAAACACCGTCGCCTCGGCGACCGAAACGGAATTCGCCACAGCTTGCTGATCCCCGGCGCGCGCCTGGGTGAACACGACGGCATCTACACGGTTCCCGCCCCCGCGCTGCCTTTCGGCAAAGGCTATCGCTTTCCCCTGCGCCTGGCGCCGTGGCGCAACGTGCTGCAGGATTTGCAGCCGGACCTGATCGAAGTCGGCGATCCCTACCTGACGGCCTGGGCGGCACTGGACGCCCGGCGTCAGCTGGACGTGCCGGTAATCGGTTTTTACCACTCCGACCTGCCGTTACTGGTCGGCAACCGCATGGGGCATTGGGTTACGCCGAATGTCGAGGCCTACGTGACCCGGCTCTACGGCAACTTCGACCGGGTCCTCGCGCCCAGCCAGGTCATGGCCGACAAGCTCACCGGGCTCGGGGTGCGCAATGTCTATGTACAGCCACTGGGTGTCGATCTGCAGACCTTTAACCCGGATGCCCGCGACCCGGGCCTGCGCGCCGAACTGGGCATTGCCGAAGACACCCGTCTGCTGATTTTTGCCGGGCGCGGTTCCAAGGAGAAAAACCTCCCGGTGTTGCTCAAGTGCATGCAACGCCTCGGTCCGCGTTATCACTTGCTGCTGGTCGGCTCATCGATGCCGGCCGTGGTGCCGGACAACGTCAGCGTGATCGATGAGTTCCGCCCGGCGCCCCAGGTCGCGCGACTGATTGCCAGTGCCGACGCATTGCTGCATGCCGGCGATCAGGAAACCTTCGGACTGGTCATCCTCGAAGCCATGGCCTGCGGGATTCCCGTGGTGGCAGTGGCGGCCGGGGCGTTCGAAGAGATCGTCAACGATGCCTGCGGCCTGCTGTGTGCGCCGAACAACCCGCAATCGATGGCCAATGCCGTGCGCGAGCTGTTCAGTCGCGGCAGTGCAACACTCGGCAAACAAGCGCGCCGGCATGTCGAACGGCATTACGCCTGGGATACCGTGGTCGACAGCCTGCTCAGCCATTATCACGCCGTGCTCGGCCATACATTGCCGCGGGTGGCCAATGCTTGA
- a CDS encoding DUF2334 domain-containing protein: MLESTTRPAVLLVLHDVAPSTWADYRPFVEAVDALGNVPMTWLVVPDFHRRDALAGHPQFRRLLDERVARGDELALHGYYHDDGEPAPTTPRDWFMRRVYTHEGEFYRLSQEAARARLQAGIELFQRYDWPLHGFVAPAWLMSDGTRRALRETPLRYTSDPRHLYRLPDFSAITAPGLVWSARSAWRRGVSKIVSDQREQRWRQAPVIRLGLHPVDMRHRFSRDYWLRTLQRLLAEGRVPMTKIDWLAQQQRNRSERAA, from the coding sequence ATGCTTGAATCGACGACCCGCCCTGCGGTGCTACTGGTTTTGCACGATGTCGCCCCCTCGACATGGGCCGATTACCGGCCTTTCGTCGAGGCCGTCGACGCCTTGGGTAACGTGCCGATGACCTGGCTGGTGGTGCCGGACTTCCATCGCCGCGATGCCCTCGCCGGACACCCGCAGTTTCGGCGATTGCTCGACGAGCGCGTCGCCCGTGGTGACGAACTGGCCTTGCACGGCTATTACCATGACGACGGCGAGCCCGCGCCGACCACTCCGCGCGACTGGTTCATGCGCCGGGTCTATACCCACGAAGGCGAGTTTTACCGTTTATCACAAGAGGCCGCCCGCGCCCGCCTGCAAGCCGGCATTGAGCTATTCCAGCGCTACGATTGGCCGCTGCACGGTTTCGTCGCCCCGGCCTGGCTGATGAGCGACGGCACCCGCCGGGCCCTGCGCGAAACGCCGCTGCGCTATACCAGCGATCCCCGCCACCTCTACCGTTTGCCGGATTTCAGCGCAATCACCGCGCCGGGCCTGGTCTGGAGCGCGCGCAGTGCCTGGCGGCGCGGCGTGTCGAAAATCGTCAGCGACCAGCGTGAACAGCGCTGGCGTCAGGCACCGGTGATTCGCCTGGGCCTGCATCCGGTCGATATGCGTCACCGTTTTTCCCGCGACTACTGGCTACGCACGCTGCAACGCCTGCTGGCGGAGGGACGCGTGCCGATGACCAAGATCGACTGGCTCGCGCAACAACAGCGCAATCGATCGGAACGTGCCGCATGA
- a CDS encoding lysylphosphatidylglycerol synthase transmembrane domain-containing protein → MKRSLLLLLGLLAAVLIPVVLGGGETWARLQRFPLSWLLIMFGMILLCWGINTLRLRLLLGDQRERVPPLKSLGVVMAAEFAYCATPGGSGGPLTIMALLARCGVRPARGSAVFAMDQLSDLLFFLCALSGILIYALFQHLSDRLEWLLMVSAVSLFGGLFSCVLIARYHRALIRLSGRALAQMNVAARTRRRWARKLLHFLAAFTDTLKLPWQTLVKVFALTCVHWLLRYSVLYLALRGLGAELQWAWSFLVQMLSLGAGQFSLLPGGAGAAELTSAALLAPMVGKSTAAAAILIWRVVTYYFYLLVGGPVFVLMLGKPLLKKLLKVRQAS, encoded by the coding sequence ATGAAGCGCAGCCTGTTGTTGCTGCTCGGCCTGCTGGCGGCGGTGCTGATTCCGGTGGTGCTCGGCGGCGGCGAAACCTGGGCGCGCCTGCAACGGTTTCCGCTGAGCTGGCTGTTGATCATGTTTGGCATGATCCTGCTGTGCTGGGGGATCAACACCTTGCGCTTGCGCCTGTTGCTCGGCGATCAGCGTGAGCGAGTACCGCCGCTCAAAAGTCTCGGCGTGGTCATGGCCGCCGAGTTTGCCTACTGCGCCACACCCGGCGGCAGCGGCGGGCCGTTGACGATCATGGCCCTGCTGGCCCGTTGCGGCGTACGTCCGGCACGGGGCAGCGCGGTGTTTGCGATGGATCAGCTCAGCGACTTGCTGTTCTTCCTTTGCGCCCTCAGCGGGATTTTGATTTATGCGTTGTTCCAGCACTTGAGCGATCGCCTGGAGTGGCTGCTGATGGTCAGCGCCGTTTCGCTGTTCGGCGGATTGTTCAGTTGCGTATTGATTGCACGCTACCACCGCGCATTGATTCGCCTGAGCGGACGCGCATTGGCGCAAATGAATGTTGCGGCCCGCACCCGACGCCGCTGGGCACGCAAGCTGCTGCACTTTCTCGCAGCGTTCACCGATACGTTGAAGTTGCCCTGGCAGACACTGGTCAAGGTCTTCGCCCTGACCTGTGTGCACTGGCTGCTGCGTTACAGCGTGCTGTACCTGGCCTTGCGCGGGCTGGGCGCGGAGTTGCAATGGGCCTGGAGCTTTCTGGTGCAGATGCTTTCGCTGGGCGCGGGCCAGTTCAGCCTGTTACCGGGCGGCGCGGGCGCGGCGGAATTGACATCGGCTGCGCTGCTCGCGCCGATGGTGGGTAAATCCACCGCAGCGGCGGCCATCCTGATCTGGCGGGTGGTGACCTATTACTTCTATCTGCTGGTCGGTGGGCCTGTGTTCGTGTTGATGCTGGGCAAGCCGCTGCTGAAGAAGTTGCTGAAAGTCAGGCAGGCTTCTTAG
- the purU gene encoding formyltetrahydrofolate deformylase — translation MRTFRLVISCPDRVGIVAKVSNFLAAHNGWITEASHHSDNQVGWFFMRHEIRADSLPFGIEVLREKFAPIAEEFSMDWRITDTEQKKRVVLMASRESHCLADLLHRWHSDELDCEISCVISNHDDLRSMVEWHGIPYYHVPVNPQDKQPAFAEVSRLVKQHDAEVVVLARYMQILPPELCREYAHKVINIHHSFLPSFVGAKPYHQASLRGVKLIGATCHYVTEELDAGPIIEQDVVRVSHSDSIEDMVRFGRDVEKMVLARGLRYHLEDRVLVHGNKTVVF, via the coding sequence ATGCGCACTTTTCGGCTGGTGATATCTTGCCCGGACCGCGTTGGCATCGTTGCCAAAGTCAGTAATTTTCTGGCAGCCCACAATGGCTGGATCACCGAAGCGAGCCACCACTCGGATAATCAGGTCGGCTGGTTTTTCATGCGTCACGAAATTCGTGCCGATTCGTTGCCGTTCGGTATCGAAGTCTTGCGCGAGAAGTTCGCGCCGATCGCAGAAGAGTTCTCGATGGACTGGCGCATCACCGACACCGAGCAGAAAAAGCGTGTGGTGTTGATGGCCAGCCGCGAATCCCACTGCCTGGCCGACCTGTTGCACCGCTGGCACAGCGATGAACTGGATTGCGAGATCTCCTGCGTGATTTCCAACCATGACGACCTGCGCAGCATGGTCGAATGGCATGGCATTCCTTATTACCACGTGCCGGTCAATCCGCAGGACAAGCAGCCGGCCTTTGCCGAGGTGTCGCGTCTGGTCAAACAGCACGACGCTGAAGTGGTGGTACTGGCGCGCTACATGCAGATCCTGCCGCCGGAACTGTGCCGCGAGTACGCGCACAAGGTTATCAACATCCACCACAGCTTCCTGCCTTCGTTCGTCGGCGCCAAGCCTTATCACCAGGCGTCCCTGCGCGGCGTGAAACTGATTGGCGCGACCTGCCATTACGTCACCGAAGAGCTGGACGCCGGCCCGATCATCGAGCAGGACGTGGTCCGGGTCAGCCACAGCGACAGCATTGAAGACATGGTGCGTTTCGGCCGTGACGTCGAGAAGATGGTGCTGGCCCGCGGCCTGCGTTATCACCTTGAAGACCGCGTGCTGGTACACGGCAACAAGACCGTGGTGTTCTGA
- the mvaT gene encoding histone-like nucleoid-structuring protein MvaT: MSLINEYRATEEAIKELQARLKNLSQDDKLQAELEFEGKLRTLMGEYSKSLRDIIALLDPEAKTKNVRGGAVKTTGTKRARKVKQYKNPHNGEVIETKGGNHKTLKEWKAKWGGDVVEGWATLLG; the protein is encoded by the coding sequence ATGTCCTTGATCAACGAATACCGTGCCACCGAAGAAGCCATCAAAGAGCTGCAAGCCCGTTTGAAGAACCTGTCGCAAGACGACAAACTCCAAGCCGAGCTGGAATTCGAAGGCAAACTGCGCACCCTGATGGGCGAATACTCCAAGTCTCTGCGTGACATCATCGCGCTGCTGGACCCGGAAGCAAAAACCAAAAACGTTCGTGGCGGCGCAGTAAAAACTACCGGCACCAAGCGCGCGCGCAAAGTTAAACAATACAAAAACCCGCACAACGGCGAAGTCATCGAAACCAAAGGTGGCAACCACAAGACTCTGAAAGAGTGGAAAGCCAAGTGGGGCGGTGATGTGGTTGAAGGCTGGGCTACCCTGCTGGGCTAA
- the sbcB gene encoding exodeoxyribonuclease I — protein sequence MTSIFWYDYETTGINPRSDRPLQVAGIRTDHALNEIDEPVNLYCQPSEDILPHPAACAITGITPRQLAEHGLSEADFMTRVHTQLAAPGTCGAGYNTLRFDDEMTRYSLYRNFFDPYAREWQGGNSRWDLIDVVRAAYALRPDGLVWPTDDEGRVTLKLERLTAANHIDHGHAHEALSDVRATIALARLIREKQPRLYDWLFQLRSKQKVMDQIRLLQPMVHISGRFSAARSYVGVVLPLAWHPKNRNALIVCDLHLDPQGLLDEDAQTLRQRLYTRREALAEGELPVPLKLIHINRCPVVAPLSVLRAQDQQRLGLDMALYQERAVRLTDAQQVWKDKVAAIYASEDFIPSEDPEQQLYDGFIGDRDRRLCEQVRMVDPAQLAQEQWPFDDERLPELLFRYRARNFAQTLSSAEQERWEIFCRQRLSDPQAGAPNTLKAFIEAAEQWALSATPMQREVLNEWQNYVQALRKRLNL from the coding sequence GTGACTTCCATCTTCTGGTACGACTACGAAACCACTGGCATCAATCCTCGCAGTGATCGTCCATTGCAAGTGGCTGGCATTCGCACCGACCACGCCCTTAACGAAATCGACGAGCCGGTCAACCTCTACTGCCAGCCCAGTGAAGACATCCTGCCGCACCCGGCCGCGTGCGCGATTACCGGCATCACCCCGCGCCAGCTCGCCGAGCACGGTTTGAGCGAAGCCGATTTCATGACTCGCGTGCACACTCAACTCGCCGCACCGGGCACCTGCGGCGCGGGTTACAACACCTTGCGTTTCGACGACGAGATGACCCGCTACAGCCTCTATCGAAATTTCTTCGACCCCTACGCCCGCGAGTGGCAGGGCGGCAACAGTCGCTGGGACCTGATCGATGTCGTGCGCGCGGCCTATGCGTTGCGCCCCGATGGGCTGGTCTGGCCAACAGATGACGAAGGCCGCGTGACGCTCAAACTCGAACGTCTGACCGCCGCCAATCATATCGATCACGGGCATGCCCACGAAGCGTTGTCGGACGTGCGCGCAACGATCGCGCTGGCACGGCTGATCCGCGAGAAACAACCGCGACTGTATGACTGGCTGTTCCAGTTGCGCAGCAAACAAAAGGTCATGGACCAGATTCGCCTGTTGCAACCGATGGTGCATATTTCCGGGCGCTTCTCGGCCGCACGCAGTTACGTCGGCGTGGTGCTGCCGCTCGCCTGGCACCCGAAGAACCGCAATGCGCTGATCGTCTGCGACCTGCACCTGGACCCGCAGGGTCTGCTGGACGAAGATGCGCAAACCTTACGTCAACGCTTGTATACCCGCCGCGAGGCATTGGCCGAAGGCGAATTGCCGGTGCCGCTCAAGCTGATTCACATCAACCGCTGTCCGGTCGTCGCTCCGTTGTCGGTATTGCGCGCGCAAGACCAGCAACGCCTGGGGCTGGACATGGCGCTTTATCAGGAACGGGCGGTGCGGCTAACTGACGCACAACAAGTCTGGAAGGATAAAGTTGCAGCCATTTATGCCAGTGAAGATTTCATCCCGAGCGAAGACCCTGAGCAACAGTTGTACGACGGATTTATCGGTGATCGCGACCGGCGTCTATGTGAGCAAGTGCGAATGGTGGATCCGGCGCAATTAGCGCAAGAGCAGTGGCCTTTCGATGATGAACGTTTGCCCGAATTACTCTTTCGATATCGAGCGCGTAACTTTGCGCAGACATTGAGTTCGGCAGAGCAAGAACGTTGGGAAATATTCTGTCGGCAACGTTTGTCGGACCCGCAAGCGGGCGCGCCAAATACCTTGAAAGCATTTATCGAGGCCGCCGAGCAATGGGCGCTTAGTGCGACACCGATGCAGAGAGAGGTGCTCAATGAATGGCAGAATTATGTCCAGGCATTACGCAAACGTTTGAATCTTTGA
- a CDS encoding RDD family protein, with product MLEPTAPPRTAPLDTRHQVETPEGIDLPLRPAGLMVRSIAFAIDLGIRGVIAGVLFIVLAFLGKLGMGLGSLLLFAISWWYMVLFEVLRQGRSPGKQWMGLRVVHDDGTPVGWSASLLRNLLRFVDLLPFGYFLGAISCLQHPTFKRLGDLAAGTLVVYSERPLARPPLPDAEPRRSPVSLTLAEQRALLGFAERQTELSPARVSELAALLAQPLHISAPKAVAELNGIARGLLGPT from the coding sequence ATGCTCGAACCCACAGCACCGCCAAGGACAGCACCGCTGGATACGCGCCATCAGGTCGAAACGCCGGAGGGTATCGATCTGCCGTTGCGGCCGGCCGGGCTGATGGTGCGCAGCATTGCCTTTGCGATCGATCTGGGTATCCGCGGAGTGATCGCCGGGGTGTTGTTTATCGTCCTGGCGTTTCTCGGCAAGCTCGGCATGGGCCTCGGTTCGCTGCTGCTGTTCGCCATCAGTTGGTGGTACATGGTGCTGTTCGAAGTGCTGCGTCAGGGCCGCTCGCCGGGCAAACAATGGATGGGCCTGCGGGTGGTGCACGATGACGGCACGCCGGTCGGCTGGTCGGCCTCGTTGTTGCGTAACCTGCTGCGCTTCGTCGACCTGCTGCCGTTCGGCTATTTCCTCGGCGCGATCAGTTGCCTGCAACACCCGACCTTCAAACGCCTGGGCGACCTGGCCGCCGGCACCCTGGTGGTCTACAGCGAACGCCCGCTGGCCCGCCCGCCATTGCCTGACGCCGAACCGCGACGCTCTCCGGTGTCCCTCACGCTCGCCGAACAACGCGCCCTGCTCGGTTTCGCCGAACGTCAGACCGAACTGTCACCGGCGCGAGTCAGCGAACTGGCGGCCTTACTGGCCCAGCCCCTGCATATTTCCGCGCCCAAAGCCGTGGCCGAACTCAACGGCATCGCTCGCGGTTTGTTGGGGCCGACATGA
- a CDS encoding stage II sporulation protein M — translation MKQSLFETRHKAEWERFALALERLEHGKDTAQVSGFPKAYRHVCQHLALAQERGYSSFLIDSLQQQVLRGHQQLYRHRSHLGANLLGFILADFPRRVRQEWRLILVASLLFFGSLGGFAVLVYLFPELIYNLIPAEQVREMQGMYDPVAGHLGRSAERAASENWVMFGYYVMHNIGIAFQTFASGLLMGVGSGFYLLYNGMIIGAVAGHLSEIGFGQTFWSFVIGHGAFELPAIALAGAAGLKLGWALIAPGRLPRGEALRLAARASVGLVCGAMLFLLIAAFVEAYWSSKTSVTPLTKYSVGGALWLAVAVYLSFAGRTRHAPE, via the coding sequence ATGAAGCAAAGCCTGTTCGAGACTCGCCACAAGGCTGAATGGGAACGCTTTGCTCTGGCGCTCGAACGCCTTGAACACGGCAAGGACACCGCACAGGTGAGCGGTTTCCCCAAAGCTTATCGGCACGTGTGCCAGCACCTGGCCCTGGCTCAGGAGCGCGGCTACAGCAGTTTTCTGATCGACTCGCTGCAACAACAAGTACTGCGCGGCCACCAACAGCTTTACCGCCATCGCAGCCATCTGGGCGCTAATCTGCTGGGGTTCATCCTCGCCGACTTCCCGCGACGCGTGCGTCAGGAGTGGCGCTTGATACTGGTCGCGAGCCTGCTGTTCTTTGGCAGCCTGGGCGGTTTCGCTGTGCTGGTTTATCTGTTTCCCGAACTGATCTACAACCTGATCCCGGCCGAGCAGGTGCGCGAAATGCAAGGCATGTACGATCCCGTCGCCGGTCACCTCGGACGCTCGGCCGAGCGCGCCGCGAGTGAGAATTGGGTGATGTTCGGCTACTACGTGATGCACAACATCGGCATTGCCTTCCAGACCTTCGCCAGCGGTTTGTTGATGGGCGTGGGCAGTGGCTTTTATCTGCTCTACAACGGCATGATCATCGGCGCCGTGGCCGGGCACCTCAGCGAGATCGGTTTCGGCCAGACCTTCTGGTCGTTCGTGATCGGTCACGGAGCGTTTGAATTGCCGGCCATTGCGCTGGCGGGGGCGGCCGGTCTGAAGCTGGGCTGGGCGCTGATTGCCCCGGGACGCCTGCCGCGCGGTGAGGCACTGCGGCTGGCCGCGCGTGCCAGCGTCGGGCTGGTGTGCGGGGCCATGCTGTTTCTGTTGATCGCCGCGTTTGTCGAGGCCTATTGGTCGTCGAAAACCAGTGTCACACCGCTGACCAAATATTCGGTCGGTGGCGCGCTCTGGCTGGCCGTGGCGGTTTACTTGTCGTTCGCCGGAAGGACCCGCCATGCGCCTGAGTGA
- a CDS encoding DUF4129 domain-containing protein, translated as MRLSDASVVIRPRTTWEAMDLGVLMSQQHRRLLMTSWAILTLPLFALLSLLLWDSPSLAVFIFWWLKPAYERLPLYILSKALFGETPTLKQALREWPRLLRPQLLASLTWRRLSLSRSFVLPVLQLEGLDGEARQQRVQVLLQRNGGAAQWLTVIGMHLETALWIGLMLLFYMLLPQQIETDWDWQSLLFAVDQDWHWLEHLTNAFYALILVLWGPIYVACGFSLYLNRRTQLEAWDIELVFRRLRQRLNNSVLGLLLAACLLLPNVQPAWAAEPDNAADAPDAPRLLNQPLSSQASRDSIESLLQQPPFRNQETVTRYRFGDDPASPARDAQAGDAPHWLKTLLDWLDGQHLNAFTKVIEVLLWATLLAGLGWLVWRYRDFLQAFVSRRPNLPKRSQRPAPPQVFGLDLGRETLPADIAASAEQLWLSEPRAALGLLYRGLLSHLLHDFDLTLKPADTEQQILERIEHLQRPDLLAYSKSLTGHWQNMAYGHRIPPAHLQAELCNGWRALFAKGRAH; from the coding sequence ATGCGCCTGAGTGACGCCAGCGTAGTGATCCGCCCGCGCACGACCTGGGAAGCCATGGACCTGGGTGTGCTGATGAGCCAGCAGCATCGCCGTCTGCTGATGACCAGTTGGGCGATCCTCACCCTGCCGCTGTTTGCCCTGCTCAGTCTGTTGCTGTGGGATTCGCCGTCGCTGGCGGTGTTTATTTTCTGGTGGCTGAAGCCGGCCTATGAGCGCCTGCCGCTGTACATCCTCTCCAAAGCGCTGTTTGGCGAAACGCCGACACTCAAACAAGCCTTGCGCGAGTGGCCACGCTTGCTCCGGCCGCAACTGCTGGCCAGCCTGACATGGCGGCGCCTGAGTCTGAGTCGAAGCTTTGTACTGCCGGTGCTGCAACTCGAAGGCCTTGACGGCGAAGCCAGACAGCAACGGGTGCAGGTGCTGCTGCAACGCAACGGCGGCGCGGCGCAATGGCTGACGGTCATCGGCATGCACCTGGAAACCGCACTGTGGATCGGCCTGATGCTGCTGTTCTACATGCTGTTGCCCCAGCAGATCGAAACCGACTGGGACTGGCAGTCGCTGCTGTTCGCGGTCGATCAGGACTGGCACTGGCTGGAACACCTGACCAATGCTTTTTATGCACTGATCCTGGTGCTGTGGGGGCCGATCTATGTCGCCTGTGGGTTCAGCCTCTACCTGAACCGTCGCACGCAACTGGAAGCCTGGGACATCGAACTGGTCTTCCGGCGTTTGCGCCAGCGTCTGAACAACAGCGTACTCGGTTTGTTGCTGGCGGCCTGTCTGCTGCTGCCAAACGTGCAGCCGGCATGGGCCGCCGAGCCGGACAACGCCGCTGACGCGCCGGACGCGCCGCGCCTGTTGAATCAGCCGCTGAGCAGTCAGGCCTCGCGTGACAGCATCGAGTCGTTGCTGCAACAACCGCCGTTCAGGAACCAGGAAACCGTCACCCGCTACCGCTTTGGCGACGACCCGGCGAGCCCGGCCAGGGACGCCCAAGCGGGAGACGCACCGCATTGGCTCAAGACCCTGCTGGACTGGCTCGACGGCCAACACCTCAACGCTTTCACCAAGGTCATCGAAGTACTGCTGTGGGCCACGCTGCTTGCCGGGCTGGGCTGGCTGGTGTGGCGCTATCGCGACTTTCTCCAGGCCTTCGTCAGCCGCCGCCCGAACCTGCCGAAGCGCAGCCAACGACCAGCGCCGCCACAGGTGTTCGGCCTGGATCTGGGCCGCGAAACCCTGCCCGCCGACATCGCCGCCAGCGCCGAGCAATTGTGGCTGAGCGAGCCGCGCGCCGCGCTGGGTCTGCTCTACCGCGGGCTGCTGAGCCATTTGCTGCATGACTTCGATCTGACGCTCAAACCCGCCGACACCGAGCAGCAGATACTGGAGCGCATCGAACACTTGCAGCGACCGGACCTGCTCGCCTACAGCAAAAGCCTGACCGGCCACTGGCAGAACATGGCCTACGGGCACCGGATTCCGCCTGCGCACCTGCAAGCGGAGTTGTGCAACGGCTGGCGTGCATTGTTCGCCAAAGGTCGTGCGCATTGA
- a CDS encoding DUF4350 domain-containing protein has translation MNRRTGWWLGALAVLLLGGLSLLLYLKARPYQQVIDHGPSPAAQANPYLAAELFLRGRGLAVSHAETLAVLPQTDPHGHTLLLFGERARMTPREVDQVLNWTRAGGRLVFVAESLWDARSQQSHDLLLDRVQLQQSLSKDLKAPAEDLQKDRYPALTKLYLEDEDAPAYAGFDTDFHLDDPHNLAQAWANSAKATHMMQLAYGLGTITVVTDAELWKNPHIGKYDNAWLLWYLSADTDVTLIFSTTHDGLWTLLWRYFAQAMVALLALLGLWLWQVSVRHGPVQMPAPAGRRQLQEHLRASADFLLRHNGQRALLQALQQDVLRRARRRHPGFDQLNVAEQWLALSRLTRQPTRAISQALSPVRNLRLSSAEFCRQVAHLQTLRNTL, from the coding sequence TTGAACCGGCGCACCGGGTGGTGGCTGGGCGCGCTGGCCGTTTTGCTGCTAGGCGGCCTGAGCCTGCTGCTGTACCTCAAGGCCCGGCCGTATCAGCAAGTCATCGATCACGGCCCCTCGCCCGCCGCGCAAGCCAACCCGTATCTGGCGGCCGAACTGTTCTTGCGCGGACGCGGCCTCGCGGTCAGCCACGCCGAAACGCTGGCGGTCTTGCCGCAGACCGATCCCCACGGCCACACCTTGCTGTTATTTGGCGAGCGTGCGCGGATGACGCCGCGTGAGGTCGATCAGGTACTTAACTGGACCCGTGCCGGCGGGCGTCTGGTGTTTGTTGCCGAGTCACTGTGGGATGCGCGCAGCCAACAAAGCCACGACCTGTTGCTCGATCGGGTGCAACTGCAGCAGTCACTGAGCAAGGACCTCAAGGCCCCAGCAGAGGATCTGCAAAAAGATCGCTACCCGGCGCTGACCAAGCTGTATCTGGAAGACGAAGACGCGCCAGCCTACGCCGGGTTCGACACGGATTTTCATCTCGACGATCCGCACAATCTTGCTCAGGCGTGGGCCAACAGCGCCAAGGCCACGCACATGATGCAACTGGCTTACGGCCTCGGCACCATCACCGTAGTCACCGATGCCGAGCTGTGGAAAAACCCGCACATCGGCAAATACGACAACGCCTGGCTACTGTGGTATCTGAGCGCCGACACCGACGTCACGCTAATTTTCAGTACGACGCACGATGGCTTGTGGACGTTGCTCTGGCGCTATTTTGCACAGGCGATGGTTGCGCTGCTCGCCTTGCTCGGCCTGTGGTTGTGGCAGGTCAGCGTGCGTCACGGCCCCGTGCAAATGCCTGCGCCAGCGGGCCGACGGCAGTTGCAGGAACACCTGCGCGCCAGCGCCGACTTCCTGCTGCGCCACAATGGCCAGCGCGCGCTGTTGCAGGCCTTGCAACAGGACGTGCTGCGTCGCGCCCGACGCCGCCACCCGGGTTTCGATCAGTTGAACGTTGCCGAACAATGGCTGGCGCTGTCGCGCCTCACGCGCCAGCCCACCCGCGCTATCAGTCAGGCCCTGAGCCCGGTCCGGAACCTGCGTTTGTCCAGCGCCGAGTTCTGCCGCCAGGTGGCCCACCTGCAAACCTTGAGGAACACCTTGTAA